GTCCTCCAACCGGGCCAGGCCCCCGGCCTGAGGCCGCCCGGCGAGCCCGAGGCGGCGGCCGGCGCGTCGGGCGCCCGGATCGCCCTGCGCCGCTTCGCCCGCAACAAGCTCGCGGTCGTCGGGCTCGCGGTGGTCGTGTTCTTCGTGCTGTTCTGCTTCCTCGGCCCGGTCCTGTACCCGACCGACCAGACCCACACCACCCTGACGCAGGTGAACCTGGCGCCCAGCGGCGCCCACCTGCTCGGCACCGACGCGGTCGGCCACGACGAGCTCGGCCGGCTGATGTTCGGCGGCAAGGTGTCCCTCGTGGTGGGCCTCGCGGCCGGCATCCTCGCGACCGTCATCGGCACCCTCTGGGGCTCGGCGGCCGGCTACGCGGGCGGCTGGGTCGACGCGGTCATGATGCGCATCGTCGACGCCGGCATCGCGATCCCCGCGCTGTTCATCCTGCTCGTGGTCTCCGCGATCTCCACGCCCGGCATCCCGGGGCTGATCCTCATCCTCGGGTTCGTGTCCTGGCTGGTGCCGTCCCGGCTCATCCGGGCCGAGACGCTCACGCTCAAGAACCGGGACTACATCCTGACCCTGCGCGCCATCGGCGGCACCCACAGCCGGGCCATCCTGCGGCACATCCTGCCCAACTCGATCTCCACCATCGTCGTCGCCGCCACCTTCCAGGTCGCCGACGCGATCCTGCTCGTCGCCTACGTCTCCTACCTGGGACTCGGCGTCCAGCCGCCGTCCACCGACTGGGGCGGCATGCTCTCCTCCGGCCTCACGGCCGCCTACTCGGGCCGCTGGTGGCTGATCGTGCCGCCCGGCCTTGCCATCATCCTCGTGGTGTGCGCGTTCAACGCCATCGGCGACGGGCTGCGGGACGCCTTCGACGTGAGGGGGCGCGGATGACCGCCGCCGAGAACGCCGGCGGGAGCGCCGGGATGCCCGCCGAGAAGACCGGCGGCGCGTCCGCCGGGTCTGCCGGGTCCGCCGGTTCCGCTGCCGGGTCTGCCGGGTCTGCCGGGTCCGCCGGGTCTGCCGGTTCCGCCGCCGGGTCAGCGGGTTCCGCCGCCGGTTCCGCAGGGCCGATCCTGGACGTCGCCGA
The nucleotide sequence above comes from Streptomyces sp. TS71-3. Encoded proteins:
- a CDS encoding ABC transporter permease produces the protein MSAVLQPGQAPGLRPPGEPEAAAGASGARIALRRFARNKLAVVGLAVVVFFVLFCFLGPVLYPTDQTHTTLTQVNLAPSGAHLLGTDAVGHDELGRLMFGGKVSLVVGLAAGILATVIGTLWGSAAGYAGGWVDAVMMRIVDAGIAIPALFILLVVSAISTPGIPGLILILGFVSWLVPSRLIRAETLTLKNRDYILTLRAIGGTHSRAILRHILPNSISTIVVAATFQVADAILLVAYVSYLGLGVQPPSTDWGGMLSSGLTAAYSGRWWLIVPPGLAIILVVCAFNAIGDGLRDAFDVRGRG